The genomic DNA GGTCACTCCTGTGAACCTGTCGGATGGGTGGGCGGTGCACACGCAAAGGTGGGGCGTCCTCCAGCAGAAAGTTCAGAACAACAAAGATCTCTTCACACTCAATATAACAGGCGTGAATGCATAAAACACCGCTTAGGAGTTAAAACGAAGCAGTTGTCCGGGGGCCTAGAGCTAGCTCTAGCCCAACGAGCTAATCACCGGGCCAGAAAAACACCCCCCTCTCTACCACCACTGCCGAATCGAAACACAGATTCTGTCAGAGTGGGCGGGGGATAAGTGGAAAATACCACCCCGCACACcaaaaagaagaacaacaaaactCAGACTTATAAAACAAGTCTGTTAAATAAACATTGTACTTTTACAACAACGGAATGTTAAGTTGTTGGGATATGAAGACGTTTGTGGGGAAACTTCTCTTGTGTTTTCTACCATTAAAACAATATGAATTACAATTTGCAGTACACAATGATTCAAAATGcacatgcaataaaaaaaaaatattgcaccAAATTAAAGACATTTTCTCAGGATAAAAGTGATTAGGGATATATCTCCATATCTCTACCTTGATTTCATTGTAATGTTCAGTCGTGTGAAGGAGAGCTACCGCTAGCGTGCGTCTCTTGGTCAGTTTATACTGAATATAGATTTTAAGGCTGGTTCACTAGCTCACACTGGCACAGTTTCTGACTGAAGAGGTTTGCATCTCCGtgataaaacacacactcacgcacatTCGCACAAAAGTCTACACGAGCCGAATACAGAATAGACCAGAGAGTACATTCTTCGATGTGTCGTCACAGCCTCACCTTTAAGATCATTAAAGGTCGACACTGCCACCTTCTTCTTCACATGATCGGCGATATGAAGCACAGTAATGTTTTAGAGTATCccaaagtacacacacacacacacacacacacacacacacacacacacaccacacacacacacacacacacacacacgtacacacgtACACACGTACACACGTACATGAACAGCATGAGCTTTGGTCATCACAGGTTATGACAGTAGCATTAAAGGGGAGGTGGCCTGCATTGGAAGGTGGTAAAGACGACACTTTagacagaaaggagaaaaagaaaaatctcaagACAAGCGTTGAggctcaaagaaaacaaaaaatgccgacaataaaaaaaaaaaaaaaaaaacctcgaCCCATATTTgttcagtcacattttaaaaacaaacagcgcCTCTTTGACCCAGTGCTATTGACGTTTTTTGGTTGCTATGAGAACAGAAACTGAATTTGCAAAGGTAACAAGTGCTTTTTGCAGCTCGAATGCCTACAGCACGAGGGGAAGTCTGATTACAGCTGAGCGGCCGGTTCGCTGAGATGGACGACTGTGCCGGCCCGAAGACAGAAGCGGGAAGGAAGGTAAGGCAAGGTGTGGGTCTATGCTATCTAGTCCTGCAggttaaaaacaatacagtatttGTGGTCTGCTCTCTGGACCGTAAGAAAGCAGCACTGGCTGGCCCAGGATAAAGCTAAACACAACTAAAAGTGTTCAAAAAGGAAGAGGGGGGGAAATATATAAACTAAAAGAAAAGACTGCCATGTTCAGTCTTGGTGCAAATGATAGGATTTGTGTCTGCGCTTGTGTGTGTCACAGAGTGAGAGTAGGGCAGAGTGTGTCGTTCATCCGTCAGTTCTGTCTTGACAGAAGTAATCGGCTGGATAATGGGAGTGTTTTCACCGGCAGCAGTGTGCGAAGGAAGAGGAAGGGCAGAAATCACACACATACCTCATCGTTCACTCCAATCCCCCCCACTCTCACTCGTAGCTGTCAAAGTCTCCGTGTGTCTAGTCGGCCCGTGTCCTGTTGCCTCTGTCCTTTCCTGTCACTCTTGAGGGAGGACGATTTGAGTTTCTGACCGTATCTGTGGATGCGCGGCGAACGGGAGTGCAGCTTGACAAAGAGCTCGGGGAATTTGTACTGAGGGAACATGGTCTCCAGGAAGCCCTCCAGGAAAACGTAGACGAGCCGGCGGTTCATGGGTTggtactgaaacatgtcaaagACGCGGAGTATGCCCTTTCTGGTGGTGTCCGCTCCGATGATGTGCTTCAGCTCATCTgaggaagagacagaaatgtAATGTAGATGTCGTCTCTGCGCAGAAATTCTCAAAGAGGCAGTGGGGAAATGAAAACTGTTTCCTTATGGGCTCATTTCTGCCTCAAGCTCACACCAGGGGAGCACTTAGGTCACTAAACTCTCCCTTCAGCGTGGCATTAGGGGAACAATGATGCCTGGAAATGCTTCAGTtgggaacaaaaacatgaagatgGTAAAGCAAGTATACTGACAAAAAGGTGCCACATGAATGTActgcacaaaagaaaacagcccAACACTTGTACCAATGTAATAAGAGaagcctgtctgtctgcctgaaGAAGCTCCTTTTATCGAGACTCACCCAGCCTTGATCAGGACCGTTAGATCGAATACTTGGGACACAGATGATTTCAAAAGAAAAGCTTAGGGAACCAGTTGCACATTGCGCTCTATCaggtgggaaaaaaatctaccaaatttgtATGTGCTACTTTCTCTTCAtatctgaatttattttaaacagcTCGAAACACTTCAACTACAGCAGAAATTTAAGTTTTGTGTTTGCCAGTCAGTTTTCTAATAACCTACAGCaagttttatatttattgatttgAAATAATTCTTGTCAAATAGCTAAGGTAAAATTGACAGTGGGGgtccttttctcattttgtcaagTAACCTAGACAACTTTTCAGTCATTGAGAACAGGCTCTTGTCTTTCAGCAgtaaaacattattatttaaaGTCGGATCTATAATATTCCTTGTGGTCAAGTAGAAAGTAAATGGCATTGAGTCGTGTTGTTTGTTAAAAACTGATGTCCCTTTGAATTCCTCTCCTCACATCTTTGTCTTTGTATCTTTTGCTTGCAATTTCAGTGGGAGGGAGAAAGATGTGAGCGCAAGACAGAAATGAGGGAAATGAGGAGACATTTTATACAAAGGAGACCCATTTATCCTTTTGGTTTTCCATCACTACAAGGATGAGGACTAAGCAGACGAGCCAACACCTAACGTGGCTACGTTACAGATATGTAAAGTCTGGGGTTTCACCTGGCATGATCCCCAGCAGGCTTGTCTTGGCAGCTACTCGTGTCCTCATGCGGATGCTCTTGTCCCGGCGTGGCGGGGTCTCGGCTAGAATACCATTGGGCCAGTAGGAATCCCTGCACAGAGGCGGAGACGCTGAAAGTTACTCAAGATCCCTCCGAATGGTCAGAGACCTTTGCAGCAAAAGGGAGGAAAAGTTACCTGAACTTTTTGACGTAGTCTGCCACCTGCTCTGGTGATGTCAAATAGTCCACATGATCCACGATTTTTCTACAAAGGAAACAAGATTCAAGAAGTTGATTACTCACGACACTTTGTTTCTGAGAGATGTACTCTGAATACGTGTGCGCATGTGTTTGGTTGTTCTGTGATGACACAtcttaaaatatgtttgttcaGTCATCTGCTTTCATCACCAAAACAGTTTAACAGTACAGAAAGCTCTATATTATTTTTACTACATAATTATGAACTAAGTTAAACAGATAATTTAAGCAGCATTAATACATATGCTACACATGTGCCATTATGAGCTCAGTCTGAGGTGTACTTCAGTCTGCTCTGAGGGCTTTGGGTGTTTCTGACCTGTTGATAGTGTCTCCATATGTGGCCCTGATGAGTTGCTGTAGCAGGTTCTTAATGTTCCTGCGCAGCCATTGGTTTTTCTCTTTAAGGTCAAACACCTCgtccatcagcagcagcattacCCGCAGTGGGATATTATCGTCCACCTGGACACACAAGAAACACATTTGTCATCTtactgaaaatatattaaagaaaaaaatatttagcaaCCAAACTGTCCACTGACTCACATTGTCATCAAGCTGGGCCGAGACTCGACAGTGGTCTGGGTCGATGTCAGACTTAGGGAGGAGTGGAGGCACCTGAGGAAAAGAGAAACTGGATAGTCAGAGGTTTGGTGAACTAACACTTTAGCGTAGTGAGGAAAATTTGTGTTTCACGGCTCTACCTTGAATATGGATTGTTTGATGTCCTGACCAAGTCTTTCTGACATGCGGCCCATGTTGTCAGAGACTTTGGTCATTCCTTCAGCCAGACTGTCTGGCAGAGCTTTTACTGCGTTAGACATGTTCCTCATGGAGCTTCGCAAAGGATTTACAAACGTGTCTATCTGAtgggggaaaaacaaaagcagaaaattaaTTAAGTCTTCAGAAAATAGTCAGTCATTCTTCTGTGCTTAAAAATTTGACCAGTAAGTGTTCAtttgttactccgccaaggaacggcggagttctgtgacaatcggcgtacgtttgtttGTGAATCTGTTCATCTGCgaatctgtctgtccgtgtgcaacactactcaaaaacgggccaacagatttggatgaaagtttcagggaaggtcagaaatgacacaaggaccatctcattagattttggcagtgatgcagcttatagacCACGGGTTCgttaaggatttcccagtgCGAGATATAGCTGCCAGCATGGCATCACtgaccatgacaacaagtgaacgctgcatcagctgcctgatgacaatcacatgattgtcaCTACTGACTTATTGAGACATATCGGTCAGAAATTATACAAGAAACAATTAAATTGtgtgggtgtttctgagttttcCTTCCATCCTGatgtgaattttcagacttttcggcagcgttctcgtcatgtcaagaaactgtttcttagataaacacttcccgTGCAGTGGGAATggtgccaaaaataaaagcccgtaacattacaaaaaatacgccttcaaaataaaagcatggagggaacagttattttaacactagcaaaaaaaaaagccttgcatgaagtgatgaactgacCAACCCACGCCTGTGCTCAGGACgctttgtttgtgggtacatctatattaaatggacacaatCTATGTTttcgtgatttctgatcatcaatgataataataaaatgctgcatttctgcaaaaaaacatgatgcatttctgacaatgcaatatgggggaatgaacagccttggcggagtactgcactctctgagtgcttttcttgttttacatgAAGTTAAGTGgtagtaaaacacaaaatggcatgGAAACAGTTACTCTTTGTGCAAACCTTTCGTGCAAACTCTCCTTTGCCCTTGCTGTAGATCTTGTTCTCTAGGAAGTCATACACATAGGGAATCAGAGTTGGGCAGGCCTTCACCATCTCTGGGTTGAGCAGCAACTgaaacacacacgtgcacaccaTGTTACTGATATACACTCTACAAATCTGAACTGCATtacaaaataaattacaaatacaAACTAACTATAAAACCGTTACCTGTAGGTAAGCATTGaggtctttttttctcttctccaaGAAGTCCCTGTCCATGTTGTTAAAGGTCTTCTTCCCAGGAAGCTTGAGGATTGACGCCAGGTTCTCAAACtaacaaagaaaatagaaaaggaGTAAAAGTGCATGagttgctgctgcttcttttttgtcaaaatcacCATTTTGAACTTGCTTTGACTTGTACACACCTGTTCAGTGATTCTCATGTGGAAGTCGTGGAAGTCCGAGTAGCGGCGGTAAGTCTTCCAGCACTCCTCACTGCCGTCTTGGTTGCGTCTGAACACAGTGATGGCGTACAGCGCGTAGGTCTTACCGTGGTCATTGCAAACCCCTGCAGCACCCCAGAAGCCCGGGAGACAAGCATCAGCTACCCCGCCCGGCAATACATCCACAAAAAAGGGGACGAGTGGACGATGGGGGAATCATGAAAGACgaagaataaagaaaagtgTTGCAGGTGCAGAGAGTGGGAGTGGACGAAAAAGCCAAAGAATACAAAGCAGAGGGTGTGGAAATGTgatgaaaggggaaaaaaaatgcgatAGAATGACAGGAAAGGtaagggagggaggaggaaggaaaaaggaagaacagaaaaacagtgaGGGTAATGGaatgaaagaaatgaagaaaactgGAACAGTATGAAGTGACACAGCAGACACATGCAGATGAATGGAGCTAGGAGGTGAAAAGTtcacagaaaaaacatgcaGGAAAGGGACTAGTAGGGGTAACAGACATCCAATAAACAGGTCAATTTCACACCCCATTCAACACAACATGTAGCATCCAGTCAAAACAAATGCttccagacatgcacacacaagaaTCTACAGTGAACACGTATTCTTTATCTTTCATCTAACATTGAGAAAAACTTCTGCAGTGATTTGAAGAAAAGCACACCGCTTCATTCACTACTATGTGCTGGTAATtcctaaaaacagaaacactagCTTGTGGAAGTGAGCGTACCTGTGTCTGAGATGAAGGCATGTAGCTGCATAGTTTCATCATGGCAGGAGTTGGACAAGTCGTCCAAGGACTgaaatcacaaacaaaaaagcacaagtCATCATGAATCAGCACTAATGAcaggatgacaaaaacaagaagtacCTCCACCCATCagcattttaaccctttaagcttcagtcaattccagctgttttcagtacaaaaaatcgctaatattctatttttaaataaaaaaaattacgaaaaatacggggaatattggacgcgcatcgggaggtgcatttccttgaaaacgaccgattcggggattttataccgacttcaggacatgttttggacaaaatagtttactggcttgtgtcatctgatgtaaaaggttggattatggccgttttttgtggaatctttttttttgtgtgtaataataaacccggaaatgtgagtcgcgctgtgtgttttgaagccgtgtatagagaacggatggatgaatatttgtttttgtcggacaaatgtgtttttctcacccgctgtggtaatcgcatctgaaagtggtttataccggcggattcatgagaatctaagctttccatcggtgtatagtgtttgtataatcgcgtttgcacccgtcggacattcttgaaattcctatgcaaattagtaggtgtaccgccggcggtacactgaagcttaaagggttaactctAATATGAAGTGAAGAGGTCTTACGAGGTTTATGCTTCCTGTGGGAGAACCATTGAAGGATTCTCCATCGCCATCATCAGACCCTCGGTAGCTTGGCTCTTTCAACATGTCCAGCTCTGCCAGCATGCGGACGTAGAGAGGACTCTGCTTGAAGGATGGGTAGAAGCGCTCATCACGTAGCATCATATCATATACCTGTGGTAAAACATGAGTGATGAGACAAAGAAGcacatccaaaaaaaacaagtctgttaaaatgttttagtACTTTTCTTTGAATTTCATCAAATATCTCTGGCGTGGGGTCGTCTTTCTGTAACTTCTCCCCCAGTTTTGTAACCGATTCCTCGTCCACCTGCACCCTGGGAGACGCCTGTTAGAGCAGACAGAGGTAAGTAGGTAAGTTCTCATAGTAATACAACACACAGGCTGAAGACTGCAGTAGCTTAATACAAATATATCTTCATGTAAAGTACAATCTAACTCAAGTTAAGTAAGCACACTgagttaaaaacacattttacttcTGTGTTAATAAAGATTATGGTTGAAATTTGGGGTCAAATTGTACAGAATAATCAATAAAGATTATTAATAACCAGGAAGATTAATAACCAATATTCTCAACTGGtataaaatcacattaaaaataaaatccttgTGAATAGATAACACAACCATCAACAGAAAACTTAATTGAAAAATCtctgtttaatgatgttttacaaatgtttaattaaaagaacTTTGCAAAATGGATCCTTTAGTGTGAATAGACTATTACCTGTGATGTGTAACCGATCACATATTGCTTGTAGCAATAGCATCAGAGTATTAGTAGCtcatttaaaactgattttatgcggaatttgtttttgtttttaaactaacAATaccaataatcagaaaaatgctgaatattggAAACAATAATCTTTCTAACCCCTACTTGAAATTACTCTGCCCTAAAATATCTAACATGGGCTTACATGCACAAAGCCTTAACGCAACCTCCTACCTTTTCAGAGAGGTATTGTTCATAGACACCGAGTGCTGCAGCCTTCAGCAGCCCCTTGGTGGCACTGGGCTGCTTTTTGCCTCCGTCTTTCTGCCAGCCCTGCATcgcctccagctgctgctgcgcCGTCACCCTGTATCCCTCCACGGTAAGCCAGAAGAACAGTTCTGCCTGGGCCCCCGCTGCCTGCATGAAGTCTGGaacaacagacaaacaacatttGGTCCAAATGGTCTGTGTCTACTAAAGCAATTTGGTTACAGGAATGTACGCAGCCAGTGGACCGGTGTCTTTAAAAATACGGCACTTAGTACTTGTGGTCTGTGGTGATCTTATTACTAAAGATCTATCTACTATTACACTCTGGTAATACCGAGGTCCTGCCCCTTGCACtcctttcatttttgtttgtttactattttaaaatctttatgATTCACGTTTACTAATTAAACCCACATTTacacttaattaaaaaaacGTTTCAAGCAGCATAAATCCTAGAatgacagaagcagctgtaATGTTCAGACTGTTGGCTGTTTTCCACTCCAGATCTGGCGAGACTTGGCTTGACTCCTActttgtgcacacacacacacaaactaatgTAATCTGATCTGTAAAGCAGAGTGACCTTTCCAAATATCTGACGAGCCCATGTGGGACTGAGGAGGAGTATGTTTAACGTGGCAGACTGGAGTTACATATTTGAGAGAAACGGAATAAGTTATGGATTATAAAGATGATTAACAGAAATGTTCAGGATTAAGGCCTCCGGATAACTACAGTGACATTTGGCATTTGTGTGATATGTGATGGGATGATGTGTTTGTAGAATTACCCATAAAGAACTGCAGGGCTATGTTGTGGATGAGGATGTGATCCAGAGGGATCACGCACAGCTTGCCAAAGTTGGCTGCCAGCTTTAAGGCATCGACTTCCTGCACAAGGAGCAAAACATAAAACGTCACTAACGAACTGACTTTGAATAAACTCAGCAGAGAATTGTGCAGACAGTGTAGTAATGTATGTTTAAGTTGGATCCTCCATTATAAGCAATACAAGGCTGTGCGGCAGTTTCTCACCTTGCCAGACTGAAGTCTCTGGATCCTGGTCTCACACACCTTCTTCACAAACAGAAGACTGTTAATCTGGTTCTTAATCACGTTGATGTCTaaaggacacacaaacaacaaagcagTGTGTTTATTTAAGCAAACTTTACATATGTACCAACATGACAAATCAGTCTTGCgcgtacattaaaaaaaaaaaaagtgagcgCCCACCATCTCCAGCTGTGTCCAGGGAGCGGAGATactgcagctcctccagcacCTTGTCTTTTACAGCCTCCAGCTCAGCAGGTTTGTCCGTTAACTTCAGGATGTTCATGAAGGCTTCATAGTTACAGCTGGAGTCCCGAATCTAGATGCACAATTACATACAGTTAAACATCAAGAATCAAATTATATTTCTACGTTTTTGAACTGCTTCTAGGACAGAACTTCGATATATTTGAGGGGTGTTAATGCTCACCATCCAGATAACAAATTGATTGATGTAGTCGGGATCGCTCAGCTGGTTGATCAGAGGAAGTAACACACCACGCGCCAACACCTCctaaaaaacatcacaatgcaTTAGCAGGCATGCTCTAAACAATTTACACTACAAACATGTGCTCATAGAGCCAGTACAGCTTATCTTGGAGCTTGCTGTTGAAAATAATAGGCTCGTAGCTGGCAGCCAAAGTGACAGAATTCAGCTGGTGGCTTCGCAGCGATGAAGGTCGTATGACACATTGTGAGACTGAATATGTGTTGTTCCTGCTAATATTTGCATCTCAGACCAATCTGTTTGTGCACTCACCCTCAGGAAGTATCTCATATTCTTGTTGTGGAAATCTCCAGGAGGTAGTAACAGATACAGAAGCAGCTCGCACAAGTCCCGAAGAAAACCTGACACACAGCATATACGTAGATTTACTAGTTAAAGCATCAAACGTCGGCACATTTGTGAGAAGACTTCCACACAAAAGTGTGAAATGTAAGGTCAGAAACACTCCAGAGGTGCGTTTACCTTCTTCGTCTTTGTGTGAGGTGCATACGACGTCTCGACAAATCTTTCTTTCCATCTCCACCTCGGCCTCAAAGAATGAGTCCACCAGCTCCTCTGTTATGTCTCCTGTTTAGAAATCATCCGTCACTGTCATTATCTGCACCAGTGT from Acanthochromis polyacanthus isolate Apoly-LR-REF ecotype Palm Island chromosome 11, KAUST_Apoly_ChrSc, whole genome shotgun sequence includes the following:
- the snx13 gene encoding sorting nexin-13 isoform X1, with product MFAEASLSIWGWGGLGVVLFLITFGPFAIFYLAFYIFCFIGGGFAVTLLYGKINSEKHLEKCEQSYLPPTQIGILKTLDEMKLEIRPIKIDRRLTGSSFIDEPLQQVIQFALRDYIQYWYYTLSEDESFLLEIRQTLQNALVQFSTRSKEVDWQPYFTTRLVDDFATHLRVFRKAQDRLADREDKQRDITEELVDSFFEAEVEMERKICRDVVCTSHKDEEGFLRDLCELLLYLLLPPGDFHNKNMRYFLREVLARGVLLPLINQLSDPDYINQFVIWMIRDSSCNYEAFMNILKLTDKPAELEAVKDKVLEELQYLRSLDTAGDDINVIKNQINSLLFVKKVCETRIQRLQSGKEVDALKLAANFGKLCVIPLDHILIHNIALQFFMDFMQAAGAQAELFFWLTVEGYRVTAQQQLEAMQGWQKDGGKKQPSATKGLLKAAALGVYEQYLSEKASPRVQVDEESVTKLGEKLQKDDPTPEIFDEIQRKVYDMMLRDERFYPSFKQSPLYVRMLAELDMLKEPSYRGSDDGDGESFNGSPTGSINLSLDDLSNSCHDETMQLHAFISDTADACLPGFWGAAGVCNDHGKTYALYAITVFRRNQDGSEECWKTYRRYSDFHDFHMRITEQFENLASILKLPGKKTFNNMDRDFLEKRKKDLNAYLQLLLNPEMVKACPTLIPYVYDFLENKIYSKGKGEFARKIDTFVNPLRSSMRNMSNAVKALPDSLAEGMTKVSDNMGRMSERLGQDIKQSIFKVPPLLPKSDIDPDHCRVSAQLDDNVDDNIPLRVMLLLMDEVFDLKEKNQWLRRNIKNLLQQLIRATYGDTINRKIVDHVDYLTSPEQVADYVKKFRDSYWPNGILAETPPRRDKSIRMRTRVAAKTSLLGIMPDELKHIIGADTTRKGILRVFDMFQYQPMNRRLVYVFLEGFLETMFPQYKFPELFVKLHSRSPRIHRYGQKLKSSSLKSDRKGQRQQDTGRLDTRRL
- the snx13 gene encoding sorting nexin-13 isoform X2 — encoded protein: MFAEASLSIWGWGGLGVVLFLITFGPFAIFYLAFYIFCFIGGGFAVTLLYGKINSEKHLEKCEQSYLPPTQIGILKTLDEMKLEIRPIKIDRRLTGSSFIDEPLQQVIQFALRDYIQYWYYTLSEDESFLLEIRQTLQNALVQFSTRSKEVDWQPYFTTRLVDDFATHLRVFRKAQDRLADREDKQRDITEELVDSFFEAEVEMERKICRDVVCTSHKDEEGFLRDLCELLLYLLLPPGDFHNKNMRYFLREVLARGVLLPLINQLSDPDYINQFVIWMIRDSSCNYEAFMNILKLTDKPAELEAVKDKVLEELQYLRSLDTAGDDINVIKNQINSLLFVKKVCETRIQRLQSGKEVDALKLAANFGKLCVIPLDHILIHNIALQFFMDFMQAAGAQAELFFWLTVEGYRVTAQQQLEAMQGWQKDGGKKQPSATKGLLKAAALGVYEQYLSEKASPRVQVDEESVTKLGEKLQKDDPTPEIFDEIQRKVYDMMLRDERFYPSFKQSPLYVRMLAELDMLKEPSYRGSDDGDGESFNGSPTGSINLSLDDLSNSCHDETMQLHAFISDTGVCNDHGKTYALYAITVFRRNQDGSEECWKTYRRYSDFHDFHMRITEQFENLASILKLPGKKTFNNMDRDFLEKRKKDLNAYLQLLLNPEMVKACPTLIPYVYDFLENKIYSKGKGEFARKIDTFVNPLRSSMRNMSNAVKALPDSLAEGMTKVSDNMGRMSERLGQDIKQSIFKVPPLLPKSDIDPDHCRVSAQLDDNVDDNIPLRVMLLLMDEVFDLKEKNQWLRRNIKNLLQQLIRATYGDTINRKIVDHVDYLTSPEQVADYVKKFRDSYWPNGILAETPPRRDKSIRMRTRVAAKTSLLGIMPDELKHIIGADTTRKGILRVFDMFQYQPMNRRLVYVFLEGFLETMFPQYKFPELFVKLHSRSPRIHRYGQKLKSSSLKSDRKGQRQQDTGRLDTRRL